A single genomic interval of Thermus hydrothermalis harbors:
- a CDS encoding GNAT family N-acetyltransferase, translating into MGEMRTLSLAFRPAAPEDAPLLHAVYQGSPGYFALIGMEMPTLEDVARDLATLEKDHRRRAFLIFQEGEAVGYLDYKLHYPEAKDATLSLLLIREDRQGQGLGQRALAHLVEHLAGVERLYAVVYGNNARAIAFFLAQGFRHVKDGGPALSWYVRELRAGP; encoded by the coding sequence ATGGGGGAGATGCGGACCCTAAGCCTCGCCTTCCGCCCGGCGGCCCCGGAGGACGCCCCCCTTCTCCACGCGGTCTACCAGGGAAGCCCCGGGTACTTCGCCCTCATCGGCATGGAGATGCCCACCCTCGAGGACGTGGCCCGCGACCTCGCCACCCTGGAAAAGGACCATCGGCGCCGCGCCTTCCTGATCTTCCAGGAAGGGGAGGCCGTGGGCTATCTGGACTACAAGCTCCACTACCCCGAGGCCAAAGACGCCACCCTAAGCCTCCTCCTCATCCGGGAAGACCGCCAGGGCCAGGGCTTGGGCCAGCGGGCCCTCGCCCACCTGGTGGAGCACCTGGCCGGGGTAGAGCGGCTTTACGCCGTGGTCTACGGCAACAACGCCCGCGCCATCGCCTTCTTCCTGGCCCAGGGCTTCCGCCACGTGAAAGACGGGGGGCCAGCCCTTAGCTGGTACGTGCGCGAGCTTAGGGCTGGCCCCTAG
- a CDS encoding DnaJ C-terminal domain-containing protein: MKDYYAILGVGREATQEEIKRAYRKLALQYHPDRNPGDKAAEERFKEINEAYAVLSDPEKRAQYDRGLLGQAEYRAEDLFDLFAQVFGFRSPRAAPRGEDLEAEVEVELKDLLEGKEAEVVYARLVPCEACGGQGGKRVACPTCGGRGVVESFRQGLFGGFVTRTTCPHCKGQGHLLAEACPACHGRGRIPREERITVRIPPGMDEGHLLRVPGYGNLGPGGPGDLYIRLRVRPHPHLERQGADLVFRLHLGLAQAALGAQVEVPGLSGPIPLEIPPGTGHGEVFELPGEGLPHPGGRGRGALRVVVELSVPKKLSPRARELLRAYAEEVGERVAPEGFWERVKGFFRK; this comes from the coding sequence ATGAAGGACTACTACGCCATCCTGGGGGTGGGCCGCGAGGCCACCCAGGAGGAAATCAAACGGGCCTACCGCAAGCTGGCCCTGCAGTACCACCCCGACCGCAACCCGGGGGACAAGGCGGCGGAGGAGCGCTTCAAGGAGATCAACGAGGCCTACGCCGTGCTCTCCGACCCGGAAAAGCGGGCCCAGTATGACCGGGGCCTTCTGGGGCAGGCGGAGTACCGCGCCGAGGACCTCTTTGACCTCTTCGCCCAGGTCTTCGGCTTCCGTTCCCCCCGGGCCGCCCCCAGGGGGGAGGACCTGGAGGCCGAGGTGGAGGTGGAGCTAAAGGACCTCCTGGAAGGCAAGGAGGCGGAGGTGGTCTACGCCCGGCTCGTGCCGTGCGAGGCCTGCGGGGGCCAGGGGGGTAAGCGGGTGGCCTGCCCCACCTGTGGGGGGCGCGGGGTGGTGGAAAGCTTTCGCCAAGGCCTTTTCGGCGGCTTCGTCACCCGCACCACCTGCCCCCACTGCAAGGGCCAGGGCCACCTTCTGGCGGAGGCCTGCCCCGCCTGCCACGGCCGGGGGCGCATCCCCCGGGAGGAAAGGATTACGGTGCGCATCCCCCCAGGGATGGACGAAGGCCACCTCCTGCGGGTGCCCGGTTACGGGAACCTGGGCCCAGGGGGGCCCGGCGATCTCTACATCCGCCTGCGGGTGCGCCCCCACCCTCACCTGGAGCGCCAGGGGGCGGACCTGGTCTTTCGCCTGCACCTGGGCCTGGCCCAGGCCGCCCTGGGCGCCCAGGTGGAGGTGCCGGGGCTTTCCGGCCCCATCCCCCTGGAGATCCCCCCGGGAACGGGGCACGGGGAGGTGTTTGAGCTTCCCGGGGAAGGCCTGCCCCACCCAGGGGGCCGGGGACGGGGGGCGCTAAGGGTGGTGGTGGAGCTTTCCGTGCCCAAGAAGCTCTCCCCTAGGGCCCGGGAGCTCCTCCGGGCCTATGCCGAGGAGGTGGGGGAAAGGGTAGCCCCCGAGGGCTTCTGGGAAAGGGTCAAGGGGTTCTTCCGCAAATAG
- a CDS encoding CarD family transcriptional regulator translates to MKEFRPGDKVVLPPYGVGVVAGIAQRSVSGVSRAYYQVDFPGSRSKAYVPVEAPHSVGMRKALSPDEVPVILDLLKNGRMPLPKQWAARHRKTSEILADGNPYRIAQMAGQLRAWELERGLADLDRQALRRAIYLLAEEVSQTLEISVQEAKRLFEEAWGEELN, encoded by the coding sequence GTGAAAGAGTTTCGTCCCGGCGACAAGGTGGTCCTACCCCCTTATGGGGTCGGTGTGGTGGCGGGCATAGCCCAAAGGAGCGTTAGCGGCGTAAGCCGGGCCTACTACCAGGTGGATTTCCCCGGCTCCCGCTCCAAGGCCTACGTACCCGTGGAAGCCCCCCATAGCGTGGGGATGCGCAAGGCCTTAAGCCCGGACGAGGTTCCCGTCATCCTGGACCTCCTAAAGAACGGGCGCATGCCCCTGCCCAAGCAGTGGGCGGCGAGGCACCGGAAGACGAGCGAGATCCTGGCGGACGGGAACCCCTACCGCATCGCCCAGATGGCGGGGCAGCTTCGGGCTTGGGAACTAGAGCGGGGCCTGGCCGACCTGGACCGCCAGGCCCTGAGGCGGGCCATCTACCTCCTGGCCGAAGAGGTTTCCCAGACCCTGGAGATTTCCGTCCAGGAGGCTAAGCGCCTCTTTGAGGAGGCCTGGGGCGAGGAGCTCAACTAA
- the ispE gene encoding 4-(cytidine 5'-diphospho)-2-C-methyl-D-erythritol kinase, whose protein sequence is MERLAVAKVNLGLSLLGRRPDGYHELHTLFAALTFGDRLYLEPIPEGIEFRGRYGKRNLAYRAAALYLERAGFPGGVRIVLEKALPEGAGLGGGSSDAAQVLLGLKELYPAEVDLFALALSLGADVPFFLQGGGAEARGVGEKLRPLALPPLPVVVFAPGLRLPTPRVYGEVKPHDFAPELPVEEILAALARGEEPPYWNSLEGPAFRLYPELKEVKARLKAFGLKGVLMSGSGSAFFGLAESEDHAEEVVKALRHQGFVRKGILGGSHVPLGNGAFSL, encoded by the coding sequence ATGGAACGGCTAGCGGTGGCCAAGGTGAACCTGGGGCTTTCCCTCTTGGGGCGGCGGCCCGATGGGTACCACGAGCTCCACACCCTCTTCGCCGCCCTCACCTTCGGGGACCGGCTCTATCTGGAGCCCATTCCCGAGGGGATTGAGTTCAGGGGGCGTTACGGCAAGCGGAACCTGGCCTACCGGGCGGCGGCCCTTTACCTGGAGAGGGCGGGCTTTCCGGGGGGGGTGCGCATCGTGTTGGAGAAGGCCCTGCCCGAGGGAGCGGGCTTGGGCGGGGGGAGCTCGGACGCCGCCCAGGTGCTTTTGGGCCTGAAGGAGCTCTATCCGGCGGAGGTGGACCTCTTCGCCTTGGCCCTTTCCTTGGGGGCGGACGTGCCCTTTTTCCTCCAGGGCGGGGGGGCAGAGGCCCGAGGGGTGGGGGAGAAGCTTCGCCCTTTGGCCCTTCCCCCCTTGCCCGTGGTGGTCTTCGCCCCGGGCCTGCGCCTTCCCACCCCCCGGGTGTACGGGGAGGTGAAGCCCCACGACTTCGCCCCCGAGCTCCCCGTGGAGGAGATCCTGGCGGCCCTCGCCCGGGGGGAAGAGCCCCCCTATTGGAATAGCCTCGAGGGCCCCGCCTTCCGCCTCTACCCCGAGCTCAAGGAGGTGAAGGCCCGCCTCAAGGCTTTCGGGCTCAAAGGGGTCCTCATGTCGGGTTCGGGGAGCGCCTTTTTTGGCCTAGCGGAAAGCGAGGACCACGCCGAGGAGGTGGTGAAGGCCCTAAGGCACCAGGGTTTTGTCCGCAAGGGTATCCTGGGAGGTTCCCATGTCCCCCTTGGAAACGGCGCTTTTTCCCTATAG
- a CDS encoding TlpA family protein disulfide reductase, translating into MRKRVLWALGVLLGLAFAVQPGQRIPDFALLDPQGNLVTPATMKKPAVLVFWANWCPVCRAEFPGLHKVAEETGVPFYVISREPKDTKEVVLAYMKAYPRFIPLLASDRDRPHEVANRFKVLGQPWTFVVDGEGKVVALFAGRAGREALLDALLLAGVEVP; encoded by the coding sequence ATGCGCAAGCGGGTTCTTTGGGCGTTAGGGGTCCTATTGGGCTTGGCCTTTGCCGTCCAGCCTGGGCAGCGCATCCCCGACTTCGCCCTTTTGGACCCCCAGGGGAACCTCGTCACCCCCGCCACCATGAAAAAACCCGCGGTCCTCGTTTTTTGGGCAAACTGGTGCCCGGTGTGCCGGGCGGAGTTCCCGGGCCTTCACAAGGTGGCGGAGGAAACCGGGGTGCCCTTCTACGTCATCAGCCGCGAGCCCAAGGACACCAAGGAGGTGGTCCTGGCCTATATGAAGGCCTACCCTCGTTTTATCCCCCTCCTGGCCTCGGACCGGGACAGGCCCCACGAGGTGGCGAACCGCTTCAAGGTCTTGGGGCAGCCCTGGACCTTCGTGGTGGACGGGGAGGGCAAGGTGGTGGCCCTCTTCGCCGGGCGTGCCGGGCGGGAGGCCTTGCTAGACGCCCTCCTCCTCGCCGGGGTGGAGGTGCCATAG
- a CDS encoding cold-shock protein: MQKGRVKWFNAEKGYGFIEREGDTDVFVHFSAINAKGFRTLNEGDIVTFDVEPGKNGKGPQAVNVTVVEPARR; encoded by the coding sequence ATGCAGAAGGGTCGGGTCAAGTGGTTCAATGCGGAGAAGGGCTACGGCTTCATTGAGCGCGAGGGGGACACGGACGTCTTCGTCCACTTCAGCGCCATCAACGCCAAGGGGTTCCGCACCCTGAACGAGGGCGACATCGTCACCTTTGACGTGGAGCCGGGCAAGAACGGCAAGGGCCCCCAGGCGGTGAACGTCACCGTGGTGGAGCCGGCCCGCAGGTAA
- a CDS encoding alanine--glyoxylate aminotransferase family protein, with product MLLLTPGPTPIPERVQKALMRPMRGHLDPEVLAVNRAIQERLRSLFDPGEGALVAALAGSGSLGMEAGLANLDRGPVLVLVNGAFSARVAEMAALYGLDPDVLEFPPGEAVDPERVAQALRKRRYRMVALVHGETSTGVLNPAEAIGALAKEAGALFFLDAVTTLGMLPFSMQAMGVDYAFTGSQKCLSAPPGLAPVAVSAEARKAFSGRRGWYLDLARVAEHWERGGYHHTTPVLLHYALLEALDLVLEEGVEAREKRAREVYAWLLEELRVRGFSPYPKESPLPTVLVVRPPEGVEADRLVKALYAQGVAVAGGIGPTRGAVLRLGLMGEGARKELYQVFLAALDRALALV from the coding sequence ATGTTGCTCCTGACCCCCGGACCCACCCCCATCCCCGAACGCGTGCAGAAAGCCCTAATGCGCCCCATGCGGGGGCACCTGGACCCCGAGGTCCTGGCGGTGAACCGGGCCATCCAGGAGAGGCTCCGAAGCCTCTTTGACCCTGGGGAAGGGGCCCTGGTGGCGGCCTTGGCTGGCTCGGGGAGCCTGGGCATGGAGGCGGGCCTGGCCAACCTGGACCGGGGCCCGGTGCTCGTGTTGGTCAACGGGGCCTTCTCCGCCCGGGTGGCGGAGATGGCTGCCCTCTACGGCTTGGACCCCGACGTCCTGGAATTCCCCCCGGGGGAGGCGGTGGACCCCGAGCGGGTGGCCCAGGCCCTTAGGAAGCGCCGCTACCGCATGGTGGCCCTGGTCCACGGGGAGACCTCCACGGGGGTTTTGAACCCGGCGGAGGCCATCGGGGCCCTGGCCAAGGAGGCCGGGGCCCTTTTCTTCTTGGACGCCGTGACCACCTTGGGGATGCTCCCCTTCTCCATGCAGGCCATGGGGGTGGACTACGCCTTCACCGGGAGCCAGAAGTGCCTCTCCGCCCCCCCGGGCCTGGCCCCGGTGGCGGTTTCGGCGGAGGCGAGGAAGGCCTTTTCCGGGAGGCGGGGCTGGTACCTGGACCTCGCCCGGGTGGCGGAGCACTGGGAGCGGGGGGGGTACCACCACACCACCCCCGTCCTCCTGCACTACGCCCTCCTCGAGGCCCTGGACCTGGTCTTGGAGGAGGGCGTGGAGGCGAGGGAAAAGAGGGCGCGGGAGGTCTACGCTTGGCTTCTTGAGGAGCTAAGGGTCCGGGGCTTTAGCCCTTACCCCAAGGAAAGCCCCCTGCCCACGGTCCTGGTGGTCCGTCCCCCTGAGGGGGTGGAGGCGGACCGCCTGGTCAAGGCCCTGTACGCCCAAGGGGTGGCGGTGGCCGGGGGGATCGGCCCCACCCGGGGAGCGGTTCTGCGGCTTGGCCTCATGGGGGAGGGGGCGCGGAAGGAGCTTTACCAGGTCTTCCTGGCGGCCTTGGACCGGGCCTTGGCCCTAGTGTAG
- a CDS encoding metal-binding protein produces MPSGRVHEALNLTVLGAGALAYLAQGGSPEEPRALAFALAYLAGTYLLSPDLDLAEKGSGPGRRWGVLRLLWRPYGWLFRHRGLSHTWVLGPLTRLAYLGGVGGVLAFLLGRILAYLGVDLDLRFPVWPKEALGWGLLGYYLSQWLHLVADGIWPDHDLRQLRRPR; encoded by the coding sequence ATGCCCTCGGGGCGCGTGCACGAGGCTCTTAACCTGACCGTTCTGGGGGCTGGGGCCCTCGCCTACCTGGCCCAAGGGGGTTCTCCGGAGGAGCCCCGGGCCCTGGCTTTCGCCTTGGCCTATTTGGCCGGCACCTATCTGCTTTCCCCGGACCTGGACTTGGCGGAAAAGGGGTCAGGCCCCGGGCGGCGCTGGGGGGTTTTGCGCCTCCTCTGGCGGCCCTATGGCTGGCTTTTCCGCCACCGGGGCCTTTCCCACACCTGGGTGCTCGGGCCCCTCACCCGGCTCGCCTACCTGGGGGGAGTGGGTGGGGTTTTGGCCTTCCTCTTGGGGAGGATTTTGGCCTACTTAGGGGTGGACCTGGACCTTAGGTTTCCCGTTTGGCCCAAAGAAGCCTTGGGGTGGGGGCTTTTGGGCTACTACCTCTCCCAGTGGCTGCACTTGGTGGCGGACGGCATTTGGCCGGACCACGACCTCAGGCAACTCCGGCGGCCAAGGTGA
- a CDS encoding cytochrome c3 family protein has translation MRRRNRWVRTLFWGSVFGVFALLGVIFSGVAVGAFEQRTLPVAQPIPFSHAFHAGGLGLSCRYCHAAVEHAPYAGLPPTETCMTCHTYVKPDSPNLALVRESWETGKPIEWNRVINLPDFVYFNHAAHVAKGVGCAECHGRVDQMAVVYQPQAFTMKFCLSCHRNPEAHLRPKEQVFNMAYTPDPELGKKLKEVYQIRSPEALTSCNTCHR, from the coding sequence ATGCGGAGACGCAACCGTTGGGTACGCACCCTTTTTTGGGGCTCGGTCTTCGGGGTGTTCGCCCTCTTGGGGGTGATCTTCTCCGGGGTGGCGGTGGGGGCCTTTGAACAGCGCACCCTTCCCGTGGCCCAACCTATTCCCTTTAGCCACGCCTTCCATGCCGGGGGGCTTGGCCTTTCCTGCCGTTACTGCCATGCGGCGGTGGAGCACGCTCCCTACGCCGGGCTTCCCCCCACGGAAACCTGCATGACCTGCCACACCTACGTGAAGCCCGATAGCCCCAACCTGGCCCTGGTGCGGGAAAGCTGGGAGACGGGCAAGCCCATAGAGTGGAACCGGGTCATCAACCTGCCGGATTTCGTCTACTTCAACCACGCCGCCCACGTGGCCAAGGGGGTGGGGTGCGCCGAGTGTCACGGCCGGGTGGACCAGATGGCGGTGGTCTACCAGCCCCAGGCCTTCACCATGAAGTTCTGCCTCTCCTGCCACCGGAACCCCGAGGCCCACTTGAGGCCAAAAGAGCAGGTCTTCAACATGGCCTACACCCCCGATCCCGAACTCGGCAAGAAGCTCAAGGAGGTTTACCAGATCCGTTCCCCCGAGGCCCTCACGAGCTGCAACACCTGCCACCGCTAG
- a CDS encoding cyanophycinase — protein sequence MRQGFFALLTADPLRGALRPVEERLLAEARGEALFLVPYPLRDVAEAWRLAYRHLGLKRGRVVYLRRREEAFDPEVAQKVAESPLVLLAAEGLPEFLDLIRGSLLLEALLEVHRQGGGVVALGEAAGILGEAAFYTLEGEVRAALGLALLRGLALLPRVEEKGRFLALSRLVADNPDLVGLGLLENTALRLLRGLGEVWAGGVTLVDAGGAEFTARGVKGLKVDVLAAGERFPLPAL from the coding sequence ATGCGTCAGGGCTTCTTCGCCTTGCTCACCGCAGACCCCTTGCGGGGGGCTTTGCGCCCCGTGGAGGAAAGGCTCTTGGCGGAGGCCCGGGGGGAAGCCCTTTTCCTCGTTCCCTACCCCTTGCGGGACGTGGCGGAGGCCTGGCGCCTGGCCTACCGCCACCTGGGGCTCAAGCGGGGGAGGGTGGTCTACCTGAGGCGCCGGGAAGAGGCCTTTGACCCCGAGGTGGCCCAGAAGGTGGCGGAAAGCCCCCTGGTGCTTTTGGCCGCCGAGGGCCTCCCGGAGTTTTTGGACCTCATACGGGGAAGCCTCCTCCTCGAGGCCCTCCTGGAGGTCCACCGCCAGGGCGGGGGGGTGGTGGCCTTGGGAGAGGCGGCGGGGATCTTGGGCGAGGCGGCCTTTTACACCCTGGAGGGGGAGGTGCGGGCCGCCTTGGGCCTAGCCCTTCTCCGGGGCCTCGCCCTCTTGCCCCGGGTGGAGGAGAAGGGCCGCTTCTTGGCCCTTTCCCGCCTGGTGGCGGACAACCCCGACCTGGTGGGCTTAGGGCTATTGGAGAACACCGCCTTGCGCCTCCTGAGGGGCCTGGGGGAGGTCTGGGCCGGGGGGGTGACCCTGGTGGACGCAGGGGGGGCGGAGTTCACCGCCAGGGGGGTGAAGGGGCTCAAGGTGGACGTGCTTGCGGCGGGGGAGCGCTTCCCTCTGCCCGCCCTTTAG
- the tsaE gene encoding tRNA (adenosine(37)-N6)-threonylcarbamoyltransferase complex ATPase subunit type 1 TsaE → MRKTLLLARTLGSLEDTEALAQEVLPLLPEGALVVLEGPLGAGKTTFTRFLAEALGFGGRVTSPTYTLIHTYPTPQGPLVHADLYRLKDPHLLLPQLEAAREGARLLLVEWGDPEALEADFLLRLIPQGEVRRAELWHLHPGEEEGV, encoded by the coding sequence ATGCGGAAGACCCTCCTGCTTGCCCGAACCCTGGGGAGCCTCGAGGACACCGAAGCCCTGGCCCAGGAGGTCCTCCCCCTCCTGCCCGAAGGGGCCCTCGTGGTCCTGGAAGGTCCCTTGGGGGCGGGAAAGACCACCTTTACCCGTTTCCTGGCAGAGGCCCTGGGCTTCGGGGGCCGGGTGACGAGCCCTACCTACACCCTGATCCACACCTACCCCACCCCCCAAGGCCCCCTGGTCCACGCCGACCTCTACCGCCTAAAGGACCCCCACCTCCTCCTACCCCAGTTGGAGGCGGCCCGGGAGGGGGCGAGGCTCCTTCTGGTGGAGTGGGGCGACCCGGAGGCCCTGGAAGCGGACTTCCTCCTGCGCCTTATCCCCCAGGGCGAGGTACGGCGAGCGGAGCTATGGCACCTCCACCCCGGCGAGGAGGAGGGCGTCTAG
- a CDS encoding undecaprenyl-diphosphate phosphatase, producing MGRMSAWEALLLGVVEGLTEFLPVSSTGHLTLLFHLLGLPVESDAFLKTFLIAIQLGAILAILLLYGKRFLVDRALWLRIGVAFLPTAAMGFLLYPFIKGVVLGRDEVVVFFLFFVGLVLLFADRLAERARFRDATELPWERVALIGVFQGLAALFPGTSRSGATILGGLLLGLSRKGAAEFSFLLALPTMLAAVGYDLLKSAQAVPEGGYGLLLLGFSAALLTALLTVRWMLGFVERYGFRPFAYYRMALALLYAYFFLH from the coding sequence ATGGGCCGCATGAGCGCTTGGGAAGCCCTTCTCTTGGGGGTGGTGGAGGGGCTCACGGAGTTCCTGCCCGTCTCCTCCACCGGCCACCTGACGCTGCTTTTCCACCTTCTCGGCCTACCCGTGGAAAGCGATGCCTTTTTGAAAACTTTCCTCATCGCCATCCAGCTTGGGGCCATCCTGGCCATCCTCCTCCTTTACGGGAAGCGCTTCCTGGTGGACCGGGCCCTGTGGCTCCGCATCGGGGTGGCCTTCCTGCCCACGGCGGCCATGGGCTTCCTCCTCTACCCCTTCATCAAGGGGGTGGTCCTGGGGCGGGACGAGGTGGTGGTCTTCTTCCTCTTCTTCGTGGGCCTCGTCCTCCTCTTCGCCGACCGCCTGGCGGAAAGGGCCCGCTTCCGGGACGCCACCGAGCTCCCTTGGGAACGGGTGGCCCTCATCGGCGTCTTCCAGGGCCTAGCCGCCCTCTTCCCGGGCACGAGCCGGAGCGGGGCCACCATCCTGGGGGGGCTCTTGCTGGGGCTATCCCGGAAGGGCGCGGCGGAGTTTAGCTTCCTCCTCGCTCTCCCCACCATGCTGGCGGCGGTGGGCTACGACCTCCTCAAAAGCGCCCAAGCGGTGCCCGAGGGGGGGTATGGCCTCCTCCTCCTGGGCTTTTCCGCCGCCCTCCTCACCGCCCTCCTCACCGTGCGCTGGATGCTCGGCTTCGTGGAGCGCTATGGCTTCCGCCCCTTCGCCTACTACCGCATGGCCTTAGCCCTCCTCTACGCCTACTTCTTCCTACACTAG
- the ispD gene encoding 2-C-methyl-D-erythritol 4-phosphate cytidylyltransferase, with the protein MEVSVLIPAAGRGERLGLGPKAFLKVGGKTLLEWALAAFAQAAEVLVALPPGMEAPKGLRATFLPGGETRQASVARLLEAASLPLVLVHDVARPFVSRGLLDRVLKATEATGAAVPVLPVPDTLVQPEGEGYGEVVPREALRLVQTPQGFFTALLREAHAYARKRGLSATDDAQLVRALGYPVALVPGERTAFKVTYPEDLALAEALAQVWNG; encoded by the coding sequence GTGGAGGTTTCCGTCCTCATCCCCGCCGCCGGGAGGGGGGAGCGGCTCGGCCTTGGGCCCAAGGCCTTCCTGAAGGTGGGGGGAAAGACCCTCTTGGAATGGGCCTTGGCCGCTTTTGCCCAGGCGGCGGAGGTCCTGGTGGCCCTTCCTCCCGGGATGGAGGCGCCCAAGGGCCTCAGGGCCACCTTTCTGCCGGGCGGGGAAACCCGCCAGGCCTCCGTGGCCCGGCTTCTGGAGGCGGCAAGCCTCCCCTTGGTCCTGGTGCACGATGTGGCCCGGCCCTTCGTGAGCCGGGGCCTTTTGGATAGGGTCCTGAAGGCCACAGAGGCCACGGGGGCGGCGGTGCCCGTTTTGCCCGTGCCGGACACCTTGGTCCAGCCGGAAGGGGAGGGCTACGGGGAGGTGGTGCCCCGGGAGGCCTTGCGCCTGGTGCAGACCCCCCAGGGCTTCTTCACCGCCCTTTTGCGGGAGGCCCATGCCTACGCCAGGAAACGGGGCCTTTCCGCCACGGACGATGCCCAGCTGGTGCGGGCCCTGGGCTACCCCGTGGCCCTGGTGCCGGGGGAGCGCACGGCGTTCAAGGTCACCTACCCAGAGGACTTGGCCTTGGCGGAGGCTTTGGCGCAGGTATGGAACGGCTAG
- a CDS encoding TetR/AcrR family transcriptional regulator has product MVSPPGAISKDKKRAILEATLEILREMGLSGLKMEEVARRAEVGKGTIYLYFRDKKDLLRSLVEERTWAFYREVEEVVRLRAPFFVRLEALLRKRLAWIEEWRGLWAAVAREAMEDPTPWLKGLHQHYLDLLEELVRSGQAEGAVRPELSPKATAAVLAALGCTPQLEVEAYMEHLLLVLRKGVAP; this is encoded by the coding sequence ATGGTATCCCCCCCGGGGGCGATTTCCAAGGACAAGAAGCGGGCCATCCTCGAGGCCACCTTGGAAATCCTCCGGGAGATGGGGCTTTCCGGGCTCAAGATGGAGGAGGTGGCCCGGAGAGCGGAGGTGGGCAAGGGCACCATCTACCTCTACTTCCGCGACAAGAAGGACCTCCTGCGCTCCTTGGTGGAGGAAAGGACCTGGGCCTTCTACCGGGAGGTGGAGGAGGTGGTGCGCCTGCGGGCGCCCTTTTTTGTGCGCCTGGAGGCCCTCTTGCGCAAGCGCCTGGCCTGGATAGAGGAGTGGCGGGGCCTTTGGGCCGCCGTGGCCCGGGAGGCCATGGAAGACCCCACCCCTTGGCTCAAGGGCTTGCACCAGCACTACCTGGACCTTCTGGAAGAACTGGTGCGAAGCGGCCAGGCGGAAGGGGCCGTGCGGCCCGAGCTTTCCCCGAAGGCCACCGCCGCCGTCCTTGCGGCCTTAGGGTGTACCCCCCAGCTAGAGGTGGAGGCCTACATGGAGCACCTCCTTTTGGTGCTCCGGAAAGGAGTCGCGCCGTGA